The Euphorbia lathyris chromosome 2, ddEupLath1.1, whole genome shotgun sequence genome includes a window with the following:
- the LOC136219020 gene encoding vascular-related unknown protein 4-like, with the protein MEDSMNDDRISGNEESGWTSYFDDFFVNTTQNNVNVENYSSFSSDAASLVMNNSDANHRISVDNYNFITLKKRKTRGPHHNFPDDALEDTATSPVNSPKVYDQLNKNRKQRDHAFNINSEEKVNMGSSRSEDDDDNVGLIIGRERESSELQKRGLCLVPLSMVANYFA; encoded by the exons ATGGAAGATTCAATGAATGATGACAGAATATCAGGAAATGAAGAGAGTGGATGGACTTCTtattttgatgatttctttgttAACACTActcaaaataatgttaatgTCGAAAATTATAGCTCTTTTTCTTCTGATGCTGCTTCTCTGGTTATGAACAATTCTGATGCTAATCACCGAATTAGTGttgataattataattttattactcTCAAGAAGAGAAAAACCAGAGGACCTCATCATAATTTCCCTGATGATGCTTTGGAGGACACTGCTACTTCTCCTGTTAATAGTCCTAAG GTTTATGATCAGTTGAATAAGAACAGAAAACAGAGAGATCATGCCTTCAACATTAATTCTGAG GAAAAAGTAAATATGGGTTCGAGCAGAagtgaagatgatgatgataatgTGGGTTTAATTATTGGAAGAGAAAGGGAGAGCAGTGAACTCCAGAAAAGGGGTCTTTGTTTAGTTCCTTTGTCTATGGTAGCCAATTATTTTGcttga